From Candidatus Manganitrophus morganii, the proteins below share one genomic window:
- the pheA gene encoding prephenate dehydratase, with protein MSETDPLVPLRRKIDEIDERILALLNDRARIVQDVGKIKKNQQADFYAPSREQAIYDRLTHLNPGPFPNEALKSVFREIISASLSLEGPIKVAYLGPRATFTHLATMQRFGFSATDIPVNSIKEVFDEVERGRTDFGVVPIENSTEGVVNHTLDLFVDSPLKIFGEILQEVSHHLMSKTGQIGDLRRIYSHSHAIAQCKNFLETNLPRIQVTETSSTARAAELAQEDPTAGAIASELAAKLYNLVVIKRRIEDNINNFTRFLVVSQKGAPRSGRDKTSVMFSIKDRVGALYEMLRPFSAQQINLTKIESRPSKKKAWEYIFYIDMIGHLEDEMIRTAIEELRGQAVFLKVLGSYPMAEEMKNEKK; from the coding sequence TTGTCCGAAACAGATCCCCTGGTCCCGCTTCGTCGGAAGATCGACGAAATCGATGAGCGGATTCTTGCGCTTTTAAACGATCGGGCCCGCATCGTCCAAGATGTCGGAAAGATCAAAAAAAATCAGCAGGCCGATTTTTACGCCCCCTCCCGCGAGCAGGCGATCTATGATCGATTGACCCATCTCAATCCCGGGCCGTTTCCGAACGAAGCGCTCAAGAGCGTCTTCCGAGAAATCATCTCAGCCTCCCTCTCCCTTGAAGGGCCGATCAAGGTCGCCTACTTGGGGCCTCGCGCGACCTTCACGCACCTGGCCACCATGCAGCGCTTCGGTTTTTCGGCCACCGACATCCCGGTCAACAGCATCAAGGAGGTCTTCGATGAGGTCGAGCGGGGACGGACCGATTTCGGCGTGGTGCCGATTGAGAATTCGACCGAGGGGGTCGTCAATCATACGCTCGACCTTTTCGTCGATTCCCCGCTGAAGATCTTCGGAGAAATCCTGCAAGAGGTCTCGCATCACCTCATGTCGAAGACCGGTCAGATCGGGGATCTCCGCCGGATCTACTCTCACTCGCACGCCATCGCGCAGTGTAAAAACTTTTTGGAGACGAACTTGCCGCGGATTCAGGTGACCGAGACCTCCAGCACCGCGCGGGCGGCCGAGCTGGCGCAGGAAGATCCGACCGCCGGGGCGATCGCTTCCGAGCTGGCGGCCAAGCTTTATAATCTGGTCGTCATCAAGCGGCGGATCGAGGACAACATCAATAATTTCACCCGGTTCTTGGTGGTCTCTCAGAAAGGGGCGCCGCGGAGCGGACGGGACAAAACCTCGGTGATGTTCTCGATCAAGGATCGGGTCGGCGCCCTCTATGAGATGCTCCGTCCTTTTTCCGCCCAACAGATCAACCTGACGAAGATCGAATCGCGGCCGTCGAAGAAGAAGGCGTGGGAGTATATCTTCTACATCGATATGATCGGCCATCTGGAAGACGAGATGATC
- a CDS encoding MogA/MoaB family molybdenum cofactor biosynthesis protein: MFTVGILTISDKGSAGKREDASGLLLHQLVDQLPGKVTVYQVIPDEKEAIQNQLISFSDRWKVDLVLTTGGTGVSPRDVTPEATMQVLDRLIPGMGEVMRMEGYRKNPKAIISRGIAGVRKQTLIVNLPGSPRAVRENFEILLPALPHAIEKMKGDEEDCGIPPRNERV; encoded by the coding sequence GTGTTTACAGTCGGTATTCTGACCATCAGCGACAAGGGCTCGGCCGGAAAACGGGAAGACGCCAGCGGCCTGCTTCTCCACCAACTGGTCGATCAGCTTCCGGGTAAGGTGACGGTTTACCAGGTCATCCCGGATGAGAAGGAGGCGATCCAAAATCAGCTGATCTCCTTTTCCGATCGATGGAAGGTCGATCTGGTCTTGACGACCGGAGGAACCGGCGTTTCTCCCCGCGATGTCACCCCGGAGGCGACGATGCAAGTCCTCGATCGCCTGATTCCCGGCATGGGGGAGGTCATGCGCATGGAAGGATATCGAAAGAACCCCAAGGCGATCATCTCCCGCGGCATCGCCGGCGTCCGCAAGCAGACCCTCATCGTAAACCTCCCCGGCAGCCCCCGCGCCGTCCGGGAGAATTTTGAGATCCTCCTCCCGGCCCTCCCTCATGCCATTGAGAAAATGAAAGGGGATGAAGAAGATTGCGGAATCCCTCCGCGCAATGAGAGGGTCTAG
- a CDS encoding PAS domain S-box protein, whose protein sequence is MEEGILFRLAFDQASVGMVVLAMDPLGQFIQVNPAFCRMTGYSREELLARDFQSITAPQDLEKNLKGIRSLLEQPIPSLQIEKRYIRKDGRPFWVRLNASLLRDDRARPTCIVVEVEDIETHKKTEEALRETDQTLRPLIQASPLAIVTIDLELNVKMWNPAAEHLFGWRTEEILGRPLPIIPREKQEEFQLYVDRLVEDGPTFVNTPKRRVRKDGTVIDVRVSTALLRNADGKVNGIMGIFTDITEEKRLEAELRHAQKLEGIGQLAGGIAHEFNNLLTAIIGNIELVLGETVSGSRLHATLSRVDQAAQRAAVLTQQLLTFSRRSRIDLKPLHLQVVAEEVVCLLGQTFDRRIRLRVESVEGVWPVFADAGQMNQILMNLCVNARDALLERLGETENPREPADWEPRIVIGIENAPCDEDFFRAHPKVKPGEYVCLSVSDNGIGIDEAIRHRIFEPFFTTKEVGRGTGLGLAAVYGIIRQHLGWIELQTVKSEGTVFKIYLPAGQNAQVLDQQAGRPKRVAGGDETILFIDDEVAIRQLAKTVLEQYGYRVLLAGDGVEAVGIFQREIDRVHLVVLDLMMPRRSGEEVFRELRALAPGVKILISSGHPPAGGDLSALGGPAAGFISKPYHPDDLARKVRALLDRSGGKGPSSH, encoded by the coding sequence TTGGAAGAAGGGATCCTTTTTCGTCTGGCGTTTGATCAAGCCTCCGTCGGCATGGTGGTGCTGGCCATGGATCCGCTCGGCCAGTTTATCCAGGTCAATCCGGCATTCTGCCGGATGACCGGATATTCCCGGGAAGAGCTGTTGGCGCGCGATTTTCAAAGCATTACCGCCCCCCAAGACCTGGAAAAAAACCTCAAAGGGATACGCTCCCTTCTCGAACAGCCGATCCCGTCCCTGCAGATTGAAAAGCGCTACATCCGAAAAGACGGCCGTCCCTTTTGGGTCCGTCTGAATGCTTCTCTGCTTCGGGACGACCGGGCAAGGCCGACCTGCATCGTTGTCGAAGTGGAAGACATCGAAACCCATAAGAAAACGGAAGAGGCGTTGCGGGAGACCGACCAGACGCTCCGTCCGCTGATTCAAGCGTCTCCTCTGGCCATCGTGACCATCGACCTCGAGCTGAATGTGAAGATGTGGAACCCGGCGGCCGAACACCTCTTCGGATGGCGCACCGAGGAGATCCTCGGCCGCCCCCTTCCGATTATCCCGCGGGAAAAGCAGGAGGAGTTTCAGCTTTACGTCGACCGTTTGGTGGAGGATGGACCGACGTTTGTGAATACCCCCAAGCGGCGGGTCCGAAAAGACGGCACGGTGATCGACGTTCGGGTTTCGACCGCGCTCCTGCGCAATGCCGACGGCAAGGTCAACGGCATCATGGGAATCTTCACCGATATCACCGAGGAGAAGCGCCTGGAAGCGGAGCTTCGCCACGCTCAAAAGCTGGAGGGGATCGGTCAATTGGCCGGCGGGATCGCCCATGAGTTCAACAACCTCCTGACGGCGATCATCGGCAATATCGAATTGGTGCTGGGGGAGACCGTGTCGGGATCACGTCTGCACGCCACCCTGTCCCGGGTCGATCAGGCGGCGCAACGGGCGGCGGTGCTCACGCAGCAGCTTTTGACCTTCAGCCGGCGATCGAGGATCGATTTGAAACCGCTCCATCTGCAGGTCGTGGCCGAGGAGGTGGTCTGTCTCCTCGGCCAGACGTTCGATCGGCGCATCCGTCTCCGCGTCGAATCGGTCGAAGGGGTCTGGCCGGTTTTTGCCGATGCAGGTCAGATGAACCAAATCCTGATGAATCTCTGCGTGAACGCGCGGGATGCCCTCCTGGAGCGGTTGGGGGAGACGGAGAACCCAAGAGAGCCGGCCGATTGGGAGCCCCGGATCGTCATCGGGATAGAAAATGCCCCTTGTGATGAAGACTTCTTTCGCGCTCACCCGAAGGTCAAACCGGGGGAGTATGTCTGCCTGTCGGTTTCCGACAACGGCATCGGGATCGACGAAGCGATCCGGCACCGGATTTTCGAGCCCTTCTTCACCACGAAAGAGGTGGGGCGCGGCACCGGCCTGGGCTTGGCCGCTGTCTATGGGATTATCCGGCAGCATCTGGGATGGATCGAGCTGCAGACCGTAAAGAGCGAGGGGACGGTTTTCAAAATCTATCTCCCAGCAGGACAGAATGCGCAGGTCCTCGATCAACAGGCGGGCCGGCCGAAGCGGGTCGCCGGCGGGGATGAAACGATCCTTTTTATTGACGACGAGGTGGCCATCCGACAATTGGCCAAGACGGTTTTGGAGCAGTATGGATACCGTGTCCTCCTGGCGGGAGACGGGGTCGAGGCGGTGGGGATTTTTCAGCGCGAGATTGATCGGGTTCACCTCGTCGTTCTCGATCTGATGATGCCGCGCCGGTCGGGAGAAGAGGTGTTCCGGGAATTGAGAGCCCTCGCCCCCGGCGTGAAGATCCTCATTTCAAGCGGCCACCCTCCGGCCGGCGGCGATTTGTCCGCGCTCGGCGGCCCTGCCGCCGGGTTCATCTCCAAACCCTACCATCCGGACGATCTGGCCCGGAAGGTGAGGGCTCTGCTCGACCGATCGGGCGGAAAAGGACCATCCTCTCACTGA